One region of Vallitalea okinawensis genomic DNA includes:
- a CDS encoding sensor histidine kinase, whose amino-acid sequence MKTKKNLLHYFTYDMNLANKFKLSFFIVTIIPIFLLSSLAIYIMSSYIEKVEKKNQYDQIKRINTTIDYHYYEFENRIDNIFFDTNLQSILTDKHENIADKVNAYDYIDTLISSITLDINNSVSKDHNTEIKVNIYSNNKTLIPYRSYFHSLHTEYDERWVLNTLVSRQKQWHIIQDSNQEPSIKLSRQLVDFNTQELIGIASIEIPLSTILQIIESTANNVDEALAYLDTNGDVIVQTDNFSAELMTVVQTYSRSNLGEMVTYKVDNQQYLISSVPSDTTGWYLISALPLKFIKEGSKQIRLFTLFVAIIAVLISVSMSTYLSGLISSRLGSLMLKIRKVEENYYTPLESIEGHDEIGKLDHVFNNMINEIKHLIDTEYKSRIIRDSAKLDLLQEQINPHLLYNTLSTIGWQAKQSGNMAIFDITNSLIRFYRTSLNRGEVIIPVKQEIAMTLEYIDLIQYTYRLDFEKKIFIDEEVYQYHTIKLILQPIIENAIMHGIRYMEENALLQLSCRVNNNRIILTIEDNGNGMDEKTVQALLSTDLNSLDKGYGLSNVIKRLKLYYGDRHKVSIKSNLGIGTLISISLEAMDERTIKDYLEKRYLL is encoded by the coding sequence TTGAAAACTAAAAAAAACCTATTACACTACTTTACTTATGATATGAACTTAGCCAATAAATTTAAGCTCTCATTTTTCATCGTTACAATCATACCGATATTCTTACTAAGTTCTTTAGCTATTTATATCATGAGTTCCTATATAGAAAAAGTAGAAAAAAAGAATCAATACGACCAGATTAAAAGAATTAACACCACAATTGACTATCATTATTATGAATTTGAAAATAGAATAGATAATATTTTTTTTGATACCAATCTTCAATCTATACTAACTGACAAACATGAAAACATTGCAGATAAAGTTAATGCCTATGACTATATTGATACCCTAATATCATCCATAACCTTGGATATTAACAATTCTGTTTCTAAAGACCATAACACTGAGATAAAAGTTAACATATACTCCAATAATAAAACCTTAATACCTTATCGATCTTATTTTCACTCATTGCATACTGAATATGATGAACGCTGGGTGCTCAATACCTTAGTATCACGCCAGAAGCAATGGCACATTATTCAAGACTCCAATCAAGAACCCTCTATCAAATTGAGTAGGCAGTTAGTAGATTTTAATACCCAAGAATTGATAGGAATTGCAAGTATAGAAATCCCGTTATCAACTATATTACAGATAATAGAGAGTACTGCCAATAATGTTGATGAGGCTCTAGCGTATTTAGATACTAATGGTGATGTTATTGTTCAAACAGATAATTTTTCTGCTGAATTAATGACAGTAGTTCAAACATATTCTAGAAGTAATTTAGGTGAAATGGTAACTTATAAAGTAGATAATCAGCAATATCTAATCAGTAGTGTCCCCTCAGATACTACTGGTTGGTATCTCATCTCTGCTTTACCCTTGAAATTTATCAAAGAAGGTTCCAAACAAATACGGCTATTTACATTATTTGTTGCCATCATAGCAGTATTAATTTCTGTATCCATGTCAACTTATTTATCAGGTCTTATCTCTTCACGATTAGGCTCTTTGATGCTAAAAATTAGGAAGGTGGAGGAAAATTATTACACTCCTTTAGAATCTATCGAGGGTCACGATGAGATAGGTAAGCTGGATCATGTATTTAATAATATGATTAATGAGATCAAGCATCTTATCGATACAGAATATAAATCAAGAATAATTAGAGATAGTGCCAAATTGGATCTCTTACAAGAGCAAATTAATCCACACCTTTTGTACAATACTCTTTCGACCATTGGTTGGCAAGCCAAGCAAAGTGGTAATATGGCCATATTTGATATAACAAATAGCTTAATTCGTTTCTACAGAACCTCGCTTAATAGAGGTGAAGTTATTATACCCGTCAAACAAGAAATAGCCATGACTTTAGAGTATATCGATCTCATTCAATATACCTATAGGTTAGATTTTGAGAAGAAGATTTTTATAGATGAAGAGGTTTATCAATACCATACTATTAAACTTATATTGCAACCTATTATTGAAAACGCCATTATGCATGGCATTAGGTATATGGAGGAAAATGCTCTCCTACAATTAAGCTGCCGTGTCAATAATAATCGAATCATCCTTACTATTGAAGATAATGGTAATGGAATGGATGAAAAAACTGTGCAAGCATTATTATCTACAGATCTCAATAGTCTTGATAAAGGATATGGTTTAAGTAACGTTATTAAAAGATTAAAGCTTTATTATGGTGATCGCCACAAAGTGTCTATAAAAAGTAATTTAGGTATTGGGACATTAATAAGCATCTCATTAGAAGCAATGGATGAAAGAACTATCAAAGATTATTTGGAGAAACGTTATTTATTATAA
- a CDS encoding extracellular solute-binding protein, with the protein MNKGLKPICLLIFLMPFLWGCTSSDSNLSHSKENREITKTLRIMIRDWDEEFPTGQTLTDNWTTRYSQKNFGDPNNIILEYVPIEQSNYYDELNIVMASGNPPDIIFANRRAFAINYAVQGMLHDLTEYYNATGENLKTALGDSHIRKFGMVHDELNFIPAVGGTTPIANNWIRKDWLDHLGLPVPTTVEQWYQTLKTFKEKDPGGIGTENVIPWAMYDLTHPTQYETFMAAFIEDMSEEDYYAYSYMNDFLKPGFEEGLYFLNKMYNEGLISPEFALDQDEKQFEKDIISGNAGFFVTNALDPLSTDSDSIYNVLKDNNQDAEIIPINPFQNSKGQYPTPQYQPKGTHIMVPKVSDVPDLAMMYLNWMAEPETSKKLYWGIEGLTYEAIDDFPVKLLTNKENEHIVLRELILYDGPPVQDKKQLWNVVSMGKVDYDLSIKALEIASTNPFYREPFFPEPLVKEAKYNTLMRDAITKLVTNAITCCPSDFQQVFESGVADIMKNGGSQIIDEKREVYRESIMK; encoded by the coding sequence ATGAATAAAGGATTAAAACCTATCTGTTTATTAATTTTCTTAATGCCATTCTTATGGGGCTGTACCAGTAGTGATAGCAACCTTAGTCATTCAAAAGAAAACCGAGAAATTACAAAAACCTTACGCATTATGATTCGAGATTGGGATGAAGAGTTTCCAACTGGGCAGACTCTTACAGATAACTGGACTACACGCTATAGTCAAAAAAACTTTGGAGATCCTAACAATATCATTTTGGAATATGTTCCTATTGAACAATCTAACTACTATGATGAACTCAATATTGTAATGGCCTCTGGTAATCCACCTGATATTATCTTTGCCAATCGTAGAGCCTTTGCAATTAATTATGCTGTTCAAGGCATGTTGCATGATTTAACCGAATACTACAATGCAACAGGGGAAAATCTTAAAACAGCATTAGGTGATAGCCATATCAGAAAATTCGGTATGGTACACGATGAGCTCAATTTTATTCCTGCTGTCGGTGGAACAACCCCAATTGCGAACAATTGGATACGAAAAGATTGGTTAGATCACTTAGGCTTACCTGTGCCAACGACTGTGGAACAATGGTATCAAACCTTAAAGACTTTTAAAGAAAAGGATCCTGGTGGTATTGGTACAGAGAATGTGATCCCTTGGGCTATGTATGATTTAACTCATCCCACACAATATGAGACTTTCATGGCAGCATTTATTGAGGATATGTCTGAAGAGGATTATTACGCCTACTCCTATATGAATGATTTTCTAAAACCAGGGTTTGAAGAAGGTTTATACTTTTTAAACAAAATGTATAATGAAGGTTTAATTAGTCCCGAATTTGCCCTTGATCAAGATGAAAAGCAGTTTGAGAAAGATATCATCTCAGGTAATGCTGGATTTTTTGTAACCAATGCTCTTGATCCTTTATCTACTGACTCAGACAGCATTTACAATGTATTGAAAGATAACAATCAAGATGCAGAGATTATACCAATTAATCCTTTTCAAAATAGCAAAGGTCAATACCCAACACCACAATATCAACCTAAAGGTACACACATTATGGTACCTAAAGTCAGTGATGTACCTGATCTAGCTATGATGTATCTAAATTGGATGGCTGAACCTGAAACTTCAAAAAAACTGTATTGGGGTATTGAAGGATTAACTTATGAAGCCATCGATGATTTTCCAGTTAAATTACTAACTAATAAGGAAAATGAGCATATAGTACTAAGAGAACTTATCTTATATGATGGACCACCTGTTCAGGATAAAAAGCAACTATGGAATGTTGTTTCTATGGGTAAAGTAGATTATGATTTATCTATTAAAGCTTTGGAAATAGCATCTACTAATCCCTTTTACCGTGAACCTTTTTTCCCTGAACCTCTTGTAAAGGAAGCTAAATATAATACGCTAATGAGGGATGCCATTACTAAGCTTGTTACAAACGCTATTACTTGTTGTCCATCGGATTTTCAGCAAGTTTTTGAGTCTGGGGTAGCAGATATAATGAAGAATGGTGGATCCCAAATCATCGATGAAAAAAGAGAAGTATATAGAGAGAGTATTATGAAATAA
- a CDS encoding methyl-accepting chemotaxis protein, whose product MKDLGGVTIKNKQDKKKVYGIGFKIRLLFFIIITALLVIFGGSSYYKASKLLEKNLESTSLQLITKEAEILDALINTFEQKVDEFSRADYVVDIANGNLRSIIMDRLYDSFENYMVSNEMAERIFLVTQQGEIFSSPEIKLPKDYKPTEKEWYLETQEQDKVLISEPIKDFNGQPIIRIMAPISKNEEVIGIVGIDVLISKIGNEVNNLKIGKEGYAMLLDQNKTILTHKVSDKIGLDISHIENKNNFFVSVPVGKLNCTLVAAVNRDEISEDTMELIITTIIIGILTFVSALIMTTLMSRRLSSNINSLLKDFEKTKNGDFRVRSLIKSNDEIKWLGEGFNSMVEEVGQLVSSLKHVSIDISKASEMLTNTAEEASISAQQVATSSIEIAKGSAEQSQEAENGAHILLKLSDRLASLNHQRETVLQSTNMVKKSNSSGEQAVNNLQIKTKEQNQAIERVETAIIELNQQSLKVNQILESIETIAQQTNLLSLNASIEAARAGEYGRGFAVVAGEIRNLAVNTSEATNQINGIINTIQENSMHTVEIMKDVKRSSVEQTQSVGHVNVSVESISYAIKDIIDIIDNMVQSIEQIDKEKDLILCTIENVTSVSQETAAASEQVSTAMHHQSDRVEEVAKAAEHLKGLSVQLDNKIAHFKWE is encoded by the coding sequence CTGAAGGATTTAGGAGGGGTAACAATAAAAAATAAACAAGATAAGAAAAAAGTTTATGGCATAGGTTTTAAGATTAGATTACTATTTTTTATTATCATCACAGCTTTACTTGTTATTTTTGGAGGCAGCTCCTACTATAAGGCATCAAAGCTATTAGAGAAAAACTTAGAATCAACCTCCTTACAGTTAATTACTAAAGAAGCTGAGATATTGGATGCTTTAATTAATACCTTTGAACAAAAAGTAGATGAGTTCTCAAGAGCTGATTATGTGGTAGATATTGCAAATGGTAATTTACGAAGTATCATCATGGATCGTTTATATGATTCCTTTGAGAACTATATGGTATCTAATGAAATGGCAGAGCGAATTTTTCTAGTTACACAGCAAGGGGAGATATTTTCATCACCAGAGATTAAACTGCCAAAAGACTATAAGCCAACTGAGAAAGAGTGGTATTTAGAAACTCAAGAGCAAGATAAAGTATTAATATCAGAACCTATCAAAGATTTTAATGGTCAGCCTATCATTCGTATTATGGCACCTATTAGCAAGAATGAGGAGGTTATTGGTATAGTTGGGATTGATGTTCTTATCAGTAAAATAGGTAATGAAGTTAATAACCTTAAGATTGGTAAGGAGGGCTATGCCATGCTACTTGATCAGAATAAGACTATCTTAACCCATAAAGTTTCAGATAAGATTGGATTGGATATTAGTCATATTGAAAATAAAAATAACTTCTTTGTTTCTGTCCCAGTAGGAAAGCTAAACTGTACCCTTGTAGCTGCTGTTAATCGGGATGAAATTTCGGAAGATACCATGGAATTAATCATTACGACTATTATTATTGGTATTCTTACTTTTGTAAGTGCTTTGATCATGACGACGTTAATGTCCAGGAGATTATCTAGTAATATAAATAGTTTACTTAAAGACTTTGAAAAAACTAAGAATGGGGATTTTCGTGTAAGGAGTTTAATTAAAAGTAATGATGAAATAAAATGGCTTGGTGAAGGATTTAATAGTATGGTGGAAGAGGTTGGACAATTGGTTAGCAGCCTTAAACATGTATCAATTGATATATCTAAAGCATCAGAAATGCTAACAAATACAGCTGAAGAAGCCAGTATCTCAGCACAGCAAGTAGCTACTTCTTCTATTGAAATTGCAAAAGGATCAGCTGAACAAAGTCAGGAGGCTGAAAATGGAGCTCATATTCTATTAAAACTATCAGACAGATTAGCTAGTTTAAATCATCAAAGGGAAACAGTTTTGCAATCAACGAATATGGTGAAAAAATCCAACAGCAGTGGTGAGCAAGCCGTTAATAACCTTCAAATAAAAACCAAGGAGCAAAATCAAGCCATTGAAAGAGTCGAAACAGCAATTATTGAATTGAATCAACAATCATTAAAAGTCAATCAGATATTAGAATCCATTGAAACCATAGCTCAACAAACCAATTTACTTTCCTTAAATGCTTCTATTGAAGCAGCCAGGGCTGGAGAATATGGACGAGGATTTGCAGTTGTAGCAGGTGAAATTCGAAACCTTGCCGTTAACACCAGTGAGGCTACCAATCAAATTAATGGCATCATCAACACAATACAAGAGAATTCCATGCATACAGTAGAAATAATGAAGGATGTGAAAAGAAGTTCTGTCGAACAAACACAGTCAGTTGGACATGTAAATGTTTCTGTTGAATCCATATCCTATGCTATAAAAGACATTATCGACATCATTGATAATATGGTTCAGTCAATCGAACAAATTGATAAAGAAAAAGACTTGATTTTATGTACGATTGAAAATGTGACTTCAGTATCTCAAGAAACAGCTGCTGCATCAGAACAAGTGAGTACAGCTATGCATCATCAATCAGATCGTGTAGAAGAGGTGGCAAAAGCAGCAGAGCACCTAAAAGGCTTAAGTGTACAATTAGATAATAAAATTGCTCATTTTAAATGGGAGTAA
- a CDS encoding ABC transporter ATP-binding protein → MSDNILEVKNLTKDFVVKSGNLGKSKNTTVKAVSNVSFSIQKGETLGIVGESGCGKTTLGRCIVRGINATTGEVLYNGEDGEQVDFLKAKKNTYKQVRKDIQMIFQDPNSSLDPRMTVFDIISEPLKANFKLSRTEIEERVKLMAEKTGLNISFLKRYPHAFSGGQRQRIGIARALITSPKLIVCDEAVSALDVSIQAQIINLLKDLQKEFETTYVFIAHDLSVVEHISDRVAVMYLGRIVELASTDDLFFHPKHPYTEALLSAVPVPDPDNENERIILQGEVPNPVKPPTGCHFHPRCPHMTEKCKKTTPGLQEMEDGHFVCCHHAEELKLNGISKQDYSIA, encoded by the coding sequence ATGTCAGATAATATTTTAGAAGTAAAGAACCTAACAAAAGATTTTGTTGTAAAGTCAGGGAATTTAGGTAAATCAAAGAATACAACTGTTAAAGCAGTTTCTAATGTATCATTTTCTATACAAAAGGGCGAAACATTAGGTATCGTAGGAGAATCAGGCTGCGGTAAGACTACGCTAGGTAGATGCATTGTTAGAGGAATTAATGCAACCACAGGTGAAGTTCTATATAATGGTGAAGATGGTGAACAAGTCGACTTTCTAAAGGCAAAGAAAAATACATATAAACAAGTTAGAAAAGATATCCAGATGATCTTTCAGGATCCTAATTCTTCTTTAGATCCAAGAATGACAGTATTTGATATCATTAGTGAACCACTTAAAGCCAATTTCAAATTAAGTAGAACAGAGATAGAAGAGCGTGTTAAGTTAATGGCAGAAAAAACTGGACTAAATATCAGTTTTCTAAAGCGCTATCCCCATGCCTTTTCTGGAGGACAGCGACAGCGTATTGGAATTGCTAGAGCCCTAATTACATCACCTAAGCTCATTGTATGTGATGAAGCTGTTTCAGCTTTGGACGTATCTATTCAAGCCCAGATTATTAACCTTCTTAAAGATTTACAAAAGGAATTTGAAACCACCTATGTTTTTATTGCTCATGACCTTTCTGTCGTTGAACATATATCCGATAGAGTTGCTGTTATGTATTTAGGAAGAATAGTAGAGTTAGCATCTACAGATGATTTATTTTTTCATCCAAAACATCCGTATACAGAGGCTTTATTATCTGCCGTACCAGTGCCAGATCCTGATAATGAAAATGAGCGAATTATCTTACAAGGAGAAGTCCCAAATCCAGTTAAACCACCTACTGGGTGTCATTTCCATCCAAGGTGTCCTCACATGACAGAGAAGTGTAAGAAGACTACACCAGGATTACAGGAAATGGAGGATGGACACTTTGTGTGCTGCCACCACGCCGAGGAATTGAAGTTAAATGGAATAAGTAAGCAAGATTACAGTATTGCCTGA
- a CDS encoding ABC transporter ATP-binding protein translates to MENAKSQQKETLLEVKDLRVHFNTDEGILKAVDGISFTLEKGKTLGLVGESGCGKSLTSKAIIRINPKTSDLSGEVYFYNDEYKDKKSNNILELNNDSSEIRAIRGGKISMIFQEPMTAFSPFYTIGNQIMENILLHRTKDKKEAERIAIEMLDKVGIANPEKRIKQYPHEFSGGMRQRAMIAMALACNPALLIADEPTTALDVTIQAQVLELMKDLKKDMDTAILFITHDLGTVAEMCDEVAVMYLGKIVEKASVREVFKNPKHPYTKGLLRSVPVMGDTTKKRLESIEGTVPVPINLPERCGFYDRCEQRIEGLCDQQEVTDIEVSPNHWVSCFHYKKK, encoded by the coding sequence ATGGAAAATGCAAAGAGTCAACAAAAGGAAACGTTACTTGAAGTAAAAGATTTAAGAGTGCACTTTAATACAGATGAGGGTATATTGAAAGCTGTAGATGGGATTAGCTTTACATTAGAAAAGGGTAAAACCCTAGGCCTTGTAGGCGAGTCGGGCTGTGGTAAAAGTTTGACTAGTAAAGCTATTATTCGTATCAATCCTAAAACAAGTGATTTATCAGGTGAAGTGTATTTTTATAATGATGAATATAAAGATAAAAAGTCAAACAATATATTAGAATTGAATAATGATAGCTCTGAAATTCGTGCTATTCGTGGGGGGAAAATATCAATGATTTTCCAAGAACCCATGACTGCCTTTTCACCTTTTTATACCATTGGTAATCAAATTATGGAGAATATTCTCCTTCACCGAACTAAAGATAAAAAAGAAGCGGAAAGAATAGCCATTGAGATGCTAGACAAAGTAGGGATTGCAAATCCTGAAAAAAGGATCAAGCAATACCCCCATGAGTTTTCAGGTGGTATGCGACAAAGAGCTATGATTGCAATGGCACTTGCCTGCAATCCAGCATTATTGATAGCAGATGAGCCAACTACAGCACTTGATGTTACAATCCAGGCTCAAGTATTAGAATTGATGAAAGATTTGAAAAAGGATATGGACACAGCCATACTTTTTATAACCCATGACCTTGGTACAGTAGCTGAAATGTGCGATGAGGTAGCGGTTATGTATTTAGGTAAAATAGTTGAGAAGGCATCTGTCAGGGAAGTATTTAAAAACCCTAAGCACCCTTATACAAAAGGATTATTGCGTTCGGTTCCTGTAATGGGTGATACAACGAAGAAAAGATTGGAATCCATAGAGGGAACAGTACCCGTCCCTATAAATTTACCTGAAAGATGTGGGTTTTATGATCGATGTGAGCAAAGAATTGAAGGCTTGTGTGATCAGCAGGAAGTAACGGACATAGAGGTATCACCAAATCATTGGGTCAGCTGCTTCCATTATAAGAAAAAGTGA
- a CDS encoding ABC transporter permease, translated as MKIKLENITRTFIRRKKDKDLSEKYYMASQWALMGRKLIKHKLARVSMIILGILYLQVIFAPFIAPQGLTSYDSTYMNCPPTDIHWFDEAGKFHIRPFVYPLKTERDPETLRKIFVEDTETILPIQFFYRGVEYKLFGLIPTDIHLFGVEEPGRIFIFGTDSMGRDLFSRILLGSQISLTIPFVGVGISFVLGILIGGISGYFGGVVDAVIQRIIEVLMSFPTLPLWMALSAAIPADVPIVKMYLYITIIISFITWTGLARVVRSSFMSLSQEDYVMAAKVAGVSDIKIIVKHLVPGFMSYLIVNMTLGIPSMIVGETSMSFLGLGIRPPATSWGVLLQEAQQVQNVALYPWKLIPLIYVVVAVLAFNFFGDGLRDAADPYK; from the coding sequence ATGAAAATAAAATTAGAGAACATAACAAGAACTTTTATAAGAAGAAAGAAGGATAAAGATTTATCTGAAAAATATTACATGGCATCGCAATGGGCTTTGATGGGACGTAAATTAATAAAGCATAAACTAGCAAGAGTAAGTATGATTATACTAGGTATACTTTATTTACAAGTAATCTTTGCACCTTTTATTGCACCACAAGGATTAACAAGTTATGACAGTACCTATATGAACTGTCCACCTACTGATATCCATTGGTTCGATGAGGCGGGAAAGTTTCACATAAGACCTTTTGTCTATCCATTAAAAACGGAAAGGGATCCCGAAACATTAAGAAAAATATTTGTTGAAGATACAGAAACAATTTTACCTATTCAGTTCTTTTATAGAGGTGTGGAGTATAAGTTATTTGGCTTAATACCAACAGATATACATCTTTTTGGGGTTGAGGAACCTGGTAGAATTTTTATATTTGGCACAGACAGTATGGGCAGAGATTTATTCTCGAGAATACTATTAGGTAGTCAAATCTCTCTTACAATACCTTTTGTGGGGGTGGGTATAAGTTTTGTTTTAGGTATATTAATAGGTGGGATTTCAGGCTATTTCGGGGGTGTTGTGGATGCAGTCATTCAAAGGATTATTGAGGTTTTAATGTCCTTCCCTACTTTACCATTATGGATGGCATTATCTGCTGCCATACCAGCTGATGTACCCATTGTTAAGATGTATTTATATATTACGATTATCATATCATTCATTACTTGGACGGGTCTTGCAAGGGTTGTTAGAAGTAGCTTTATGTCGTTAAGTCAAGAAGATTATGTCATGGCAGCAAAAGTGGCAGGAGTAAGTGATATAAAAATTATTGTTAAACACCTGGTACCTGGTTTTATGAGTTACTTAATTGTTAATATGACCTTAGGGATTCCAAGTATGATTGTTGGTGAAACATCAATGAGTTTCCTTGGCTTAGGAATTAGACCACCAGCTACAAGTTGGGGTGTTTTACTTCAAGAAGCACAACAAGTTCAGAATGTTGCGTTATACCCATGGAAATTAATTCCTTTAATTTACGTAGTTGTTGCAGTATTAGCCTTTAACTTCTTTGGTGATGGATTACGGGATGCTGCAGACCCTTATAAATAG
- a CDS encoding ABC transporter permease produces MLNYMIRRILTMIPIVFIISILVFYVIQLPPGDFISHYTARMEADGESFTQQRLEEMREHYGLDQPWYIQYGKWVKNIITEGDFGYSFTYNRPVTYVIKERMGITIFISLVTMAFTYLVSIPIGIYSAVKQYSFGDYLATIIGFLGMATPNFLLAIILMYLAFVYFGDPMLGLISPEYLHSAWTFAKVMDLLKHMIIPVIVIGTAGTCGLIRTMRAQMLDQLDRHYVLTARSKGLKEKWILYKYCVRAAINPIVSTLGWSLTGIFSGSTITAIVLNLPTQGPVMYKALMNQDMYLAGTWLLFMAILTVIGTLISDILLAWLDPRIRIDGKGM; encoded by the coding sequence ATGTTAAATTATATGATTCGAAGAATATTGACTATGATTCCCATAGTCTTTATTATTTCTATTTTGGTATTTTATGTTATCCAGTTACCACCAGGAGATTTTATAAGTCACTATACTGCACGTATGGAAGCAGATGGCGAAAGTTTTACCCAGCAAAGGCTGGAAGAAATGAGGGAACATTATGGTTTAGATCAACCTTGGTATATCCAATATGGGAAGTGGGTGAAAAATATCATTACAGAAGGTGATTTTGGATACTCTTTCACCTATAATCGTCCAGTAACCTATGTTATTAAAGAGAGGATGGGCATAACTATTTTTATCTCTTTAGTAACGATGGCTTTTACTTATTTAGTATCTATACCAATAGGTATTTATAGTGCTGTGAAACAGTATTCTTTCGGTGATTATTTAGCAACCATCATTGGCTTTCTAGGTATGGCTACACCGAACTTTCTCTTAGCAATTATATTAATGTATTTAGCCTTTGTCTATTTTGGCGACCCAATGTTAGGTCTTATTTCACCTGAATACCTTCACAGTGCATGGACATTTGCTAAAGTTATGGATTTATTAAAACATATGATTATACCTGTCATCGTAATAGGAACAGCAGGTACTTGTGGTTTGATTCGTACCATGAGAGCCCAAATGCTTGATCAATTAGATAGACACTATGTGCTAACGGCAAGATCAAAAGGTCTTAAAGAAAAGTGGATACTTTACAAATATTGTGTACGTGCAGCTATTAATCCAATTGTTAGTACACTTGGTTGGTCGCTAACGGGTATCTTTAGTGGTTCGACTATAACAGCCATCGTCTTGAATCTTCCAACTCAAGGACCTGTCATGTATAAGGCTTTAATGAATCAAGACATGTATCTTGCTGGAACATGGTTGCTTTTTATGGCGATTCTAACAGTAATAGGAACCCTTATTTCTGATATATTATTAGCGTGGTTAGATCCAAGAATTCGTATAGATGGTAAAGGAATGTAG